CGGCAAGGCTCGCGCGCCGAACCTCTTCGAATTTCTTCGTCAACTCGCGGCACACGGCCGCCTGCCGCCCGCCGCCCAACACCTGCGCCATATCCGCGAGGCTGGCCGCAAGCCGCTTCGGGGATTCGTAGAACACAAGCGTCGCTTGCACGTCCGCGCAGGCCTCCAGCGCGGCGCGGCGGGCGCCGCTGCTGTTTGGCTGGAAGCCGGCGAAATAGAAGTGATCGGTCGGCAGGCCCGCGATGGTGAGCGCGGTGATCGCTGCTGAAGGGCCCGGCGCGCTTGTCACCAGATGGCCCGCCTCCAGCGCCTCGCGCGAAAGGCTGTAGCCCGGATCCGCCACCAGCGGCGTGCCTGCTTCCGAGGCATAGGCCACCGATTTGCCCTCCGCCAGCGCGCGCATCAGCCGGGGGCGTGCGGCGTCACCGTTGTGATCGTGGTAGGCGATCACCGGGCGCTCGCCCAGCGGCACGCCGTGGATGTCCAGCAGTTTGCGCAGGGTGCGCGTGTCTTCGGCGGCGATCACATCGGCGCTCGCCAGCACGTCAAGCGCGCGCAGGGTGATGTCGCGCGCCGAGCCGATCGGCGTGGCCACGAAATACAGCCCCGCGGGCAGCGGGCGGATCTGATAATTCATGGGCACCCTTCTTGCGTCCGTTTACAGTTGCGCGGCAAACCCTTAGGGTCCGGGGACGTATTTTGACCGTGCTCAGGGATGAGGTCCAGCCCATGTTTTCCGTTTCTCGCTTTGTCCGCAAACCGCTGAGGCTTCTGGCGCTTCCGCTGCTCAGCCTTACGCTTGCCGCCTGCCAGCCGGTCAGCACCGGGGGCAATTCCGGCCCCTCGATCAATACCAACAAACCCGTGCAGGTCGCGCTGCTGGTGCCCAAGGGCTCCGGCCAGTCCGGCGACGCTCTGGTAGCACAAAGCCTTGAAAACGCGGCCCGCCTCGCGATGGCCGATCTGGACGGCGTGACGATCGACCTGCGCGTCTACGACACCGCCGGTTCCGCCACACAGGCCTCTGCCGTGGCCACGCAGGCTGTGAACGAGGGTGCGAAGATCATCCTCGGCCCGCTCTACGCCCAATCGGCCAATGCCGCCGGGCTCGCCACCGCCTCGCGCAACGTCAATGTCATCGCCTTCTCCAACAACACCGAGATCGCCGGCGGCAATGTCTTCGTGCTGGGCAACACCTTTGAGAACACCGCCAACCGGATGGTCAGCTACGCCACCCGTCAGGGCAAACGCAACATGGTGATCGTCACCGCCGACAATCCGGCCGGCGCGCAGGGTGCCAATGCGATCCAGAGCGCGGCCAGCCGCTACGGGGCTTCCGTGGCCGGCGTGGTGCGCCACCAGTTCTCCCAGCAGGGCGTCATCGACGCGGTGCCTGCCGTGAAGTCCGCCATCCAGAGCAATGGCGCGGATTCGGTCTTCTTCACCTCCGACACCGCAGGTGCGCTGCCGCTCTTCACCCAGTTGCTGCCTGAATCTGGGATCGACCCGACCCTGACCAAATTCATGGGCCTCACCCGCTGGGACATCCCGGCCTCCACGCTGGAGTTGCCGGGCGTTCAGGGCGGCTGGTTTGCCCTGCCCGATCCGGGCCTGCGCAGCAATTTCACCTCGCGCTACAGCGCCACCTATGGCGGCTCGCCGCACCCGCTCGCCGGCCTCGCCTATGACGGCATCGCCGCCATCGGTGCCTCGGTGAAGGCCGGGCGATCTGATGCGCTGGCGAAATCGGGCCTCACGCAGGCCTCGGGCTTCGTAGGCGTTAACGGCATCTTCCGTTTCCTGCCTGATGGCACTAATGAACGCGGGATGGCGATCGGTGAGATCCGCAACAACCAGGTAACTGTCATTGACCCTGCCCCGAGAAGTTTCAGCGGCGCCGGCTTCTGAGCGGCCCCGCTTCACG
The sequence above is drawn from the Pseudoruegeria sp. SHC-113 genome and encodes:
- a CDS encoding penicillin-binding protein activator is translated as MFSVSRFVRKPLRLLALPLLSLTLAACQPVSTGGNSGPSINTNKPVQVALLVPKGSGQSGDALVAQSLENAARLAMADLDGVTIDLRVYDTAGSATQASAVATQAVNEGAKIILGPLYAQSANAAGLATASRNVNVIAFSNNTEIAGGNVFVLGNTFENTANRMVSYATRQGKRNMVIVTADNPAGAQGANAIQSAASRYGASVAGVVRHQFSQQGVIDAVPAVKSAIQSNGADSVFFTSDTAGALPLFTQLLPESGIDPTLTKFMGLTRWDIPASTLELPGVQGGWFALPDPGLRSNFTSRYSATYGGSPHPLAGLAYDGIAAIGASVKAGRSDALAKSGLTQASGFVGVNGIFRFLPDGTNERGMAIGEIRNNQVTVIDPAPRSFSGAGF
- the rsmI gene encoding 16S rRNA (cytidine(1402)-2'-O)-methyltransferase, coding for MNYQIRPLPAGLYFVATPIGSARDITLRALDVLASADVIAAEDTRTLRKLLDIHGVPLGERPVIAYHDHNGDAARPRLMRALAEGKSVAYASEAGTPLVADPGYSLSREALEAGHLVTSAPGPSAAITALTIAGLPTDHFYFAGFQPNSSGARRAALEACADVQATLVFYESPKRLAASLADMAQVLGGGRQAAVCRELTKKFEEVRRASLAELADHYAASGAKGEVVVLVDRAGEAAMEEADVETALRRALETLSVKDAAAMVAEAYGLKRRDVYQQALSLSR